From Nguyenibacter vanlangensis, one genomic window encodes:
- a CDS encoding DHA2 family efflux MFS transporter permease subunit, translated as MVQSAAPSSPTSHQERMLLLGLGLATGMEFYVADSMNLVLVDLTGTLGVSLDQASWILTTYSLALFLGVPVSGWMAGHFGPKRYLIGSVALFAMASVGCMISPGLETLLICRVVQGFAASALITWWRSTIYIVLPRPHRSGNMMRASILLSLSSATGLIVSGLIAEYLNWRLIFVPALLFALGAIWLLARYYPPCPPFTSERLRTSDWQGMILLMVAVASLQILLSRGEIDDWFASSHIRTLALLGVGALVLFLLWQLHPRNRNPLLLLTVLRDRLVLSAAALGIFTGMILSGSLFVLPEFLRGAASQTLSASQAGRLMAAYAVAAAVVRSVSGQLLSRTGQRKALAIAMILLSVSMLLLNRLMTADTPAAYYMPALILYGACQAIFLPSVGSGTMSRVSDEKFLDGVTLYMTFRQFGASLGVALLTILLERRETLHSSRLYEALRAGQGTTEQWMRVGAQTLAGRDGFTPHRAQEGALDLLAHAGWQQVETLSYADAFTFMAVIAVITLFVIPLMPPTPVVKK; from the coding sequence ATGGTCCAGTCCGCCGCCCCTAGCAGCCCTACATCCCATCAGGAACGCATGCTGCTGCTCGGGCTGGGTCTGGCGACGGGCATGGAGTTCTATGTCGCCGATAGCATGAACCTCGTTCTGGTGGACCTGACGGGAACGCTGGGCGTCTCGCTGGACCAGGCGAGCTGGATCCTGACCACCTACAGTCTGGCGCTGTTCCTGGGCGTGCCAGTATCTGGTTGGATGGCGGGTCATTTCGGCCCCAAGCGCTATCTGATCGGCAGCGTAGCACTCTTCGCCATGGCCTCTGTCGGCTGCATGATTTCGCCGGGACTGGAGACGTTGCTGATCTGCCGGGTGGTGCAGGGGTTCGCGGCCAGCGCGCTGATCACCTGGTGGCGCAGCACGATCTATATCGTCCTGCCCAGGCCGCATCGCAGCGGCAACATGATGCGGGCATCGATCCTGTTGTCCCTGTCCAGCGCTACCGGGCTGATCGTCAGCGGGTTGATCGCCGAATATTTGAATTGGCGCTTGATCTTCGTCCCCGCTCTGCTGTTTGCGCTCGGCGCGATCTGGCTGCTGGCGCGCTATTATCCGCCCTGCCCGCCCTTCACGTCCGAGCGACTCAGAACCAGCGACTGGCAGGGCATGATTCTGCTGATGGTCGCCGTTGCGTCCTTGCAGATCCTGTTAAGCCGTGGGGAAATCGACGACTGGTTCGCATCGTCGCATATCCGGACGTTGGCATTGCTGGGCGTCGGTGCGCTGGTTCTGTTCCTGCTATGGCAGTTGCACCCCAGGAACAGGAACCCGCTCCTCCTGTTGACGGTGCTGCGGGACCGGCTGGTCTTGTCTGCGGCGGCGCTGGGTATTTTCACCGGCATGATCTTGTCCGGCAGCCTGTTCGTGCTGCCCGAATTCCTGCGCGGTGCGGCCTCCCAGACCCTCAGCGCGTCACAGGCGGGCCGGCTGATGGCTGCATATGCCGTGGCGGCAGCGGTCGTGCGCTCGGTGAGCGGCCAGCTTCTCAGCCGGACCGGCCAGCGTAAGGCGCTGGCGATCGCCATGATACTGCTGTCGGTCTCCATGCTGCTTCTGAACCGGCTGATGACGGCCGATACGCCCGCCGCCTATTACATGCCTGCCCTGATTTTGTATGGCGCCTGTCAGGCGATCTTCCTGCCCAGCGTCGGCAGCGGCACGATGTCGCGTGTCAGCGACGAGAAATTTCTCGATGGTGTTACGCTCTATATGACATTCCGGCAGTTCGGTGCGTCGCTGGGCGTGGCGCTGCTGACGATCCTGCTGGAGCGGCGAGAGACGCTGCATTCCTCACGCCTGTATGAAGCCCTGCGCGCCGGCCAGGGAACGACGGAGCAGTGGATGCGCGTGGGCGCGCAGACGCTGGCCGGCCGTGACGGCTTTACCCCGCACCGGGCGCAGGAGGGCGCGCTGGATCTGCTGGCGCATGCCGGCTGGCAGCAGGTGGAAACGCTCAGCTACGCCGACGCCTTCACGTTCATGGCGGTCATCGCCGTCATCACGCTGTTCGTCATTCCGCTGATGCCGCCGACGCCGGTGGTCAAAAAATAG
- a CDS encoding efflux transporter outer membrane subunit gives MNALSSGSISRALLSACLLVVTGACTVGPDYHPPRSSLPTRFAESTESRARPLPDDGAAWWTSFHDPVLNRLIDAALQSAPTIAQANARVREARAMVGISGTALLPNASADAAFKRNLGSQNLPVGVPPGGLGRGVHSNLFQAGFDASWEIDVFGGIRRGIESSDAGYEAAIEDRRDAILTLAAEIARTYMDLRGMQEQLDVARRNLVIQQDALAITTVQLKAGLAPVLDPLRANAEVEGTQADIPVLQADIRGAIYRIGALVGRTPEDLLTQLEQPRPLPALDPDPPLGLPSDLLLRRPDVSAAERRIQQENAKIGVATADYYPHFSLTGVTGIESLDASKFLTGASLYYQVGPSMNWLIFDAGRTRFRIQAEQARTDRAQATYQQDVLNALRDVEAAMVTYAKAQIRYRHLKQEREQEARALSVARRLYASGNENFLTVLDAQRTLYLVEDQLAKSDRDCATDLVALFKALGGGWQGTDRG, from the coding sequence ATGAACGCGCTGTCGTCTGGCTCAATCTCTCGCGCCCTTCTGTCCGCCTGCCTGCTGGTCGTTACCGGTGCCTGCACGGTGGGCCCCGATTATCACCCCCCACGGTCGTCATTGCCCACCCGCTTCGCCGAAAGCACGGAGAGCCGCGCCCGCCCGCTGCCCGACGATGGTGCTGCCTGGTGGACCAGCTTCCACGATCCGGTGCTGAATCGTCTGATCGACGCGGCCCTGCAGTCCGCGCCCACGATCGCGCAAGCCAATGCCCGCGTGCGCGAGGCCCGTGCCATGGTGGGTATTTCCGGCACCGCGCTACTGCCAAATGCGAGTGCGGATGCCGCGTTCAAACGCAATCTGGGCAGCCAGAACCTGCCGGTCGGCGTGCCGCCGGGCGGCCTGGGGCGCGGCGTTCACAGCAATCTGTTCCAGGCCGGGTTCGATGCGTCGTGGGAAATCGACGTGTTCGGCGGCATACGGCGCGGCATCGAATCCAGCGACGCGGGCTATGAAGCCGCGATCGAGGATCGGCGCGACGCGATCCTGACCCTGGCCGCCGAAATCGCCCGCACCTACATGGACCTGCGCGGAATGCAGGAACAGCTGGATGTCGCGCGGCGTAACCTGGTGATCCAGCAGGACGCGCTGGCGATCACCACGGTCCAGCTCAAGGCGGGATTGGCGCCGGTACTCGATCCCCTGCGCGCGAACGCGGAGGTCGAAGGCACGCAGGCCGATATTCCAGTCTTGCAGGCGGACATTCGCGGCGCGATCTACCGGATCGGCGCGTTGGTGGGCCGCACGCCGGAAGACCTTCTGACCCAGCTTGAACAGCCACGGCCGTTACCGGCGCTGGACCCGGATCCGCCGCTTGGCCTGCCGTCGGACCTGTTGCTGCGGCGCCCGGATGTAAGTGCTGCGGAACGGCGAATTCAGCAGGAAAATGCGAAGATCGGCGTGGCGACGGCGGATTATTATCCGCATTTCTCGCTGACCGGCGTCACCGGAATCGAAAGCCTGGACGCGTCGAAATTCCTGACCGGCGCAAGCCTGTATTATCAGGTCGGTCCCTCCATGAACTGGCTGATCTTCGACGCGGGTCGCACCAGGTTCCGGATCCAGGCCGAGCAGGCTAGGACGGATCGGGCCCAGGCGACTTACCAGCAGGATGTGCTGAACGCGCTGCGTGACGTCGAGGCGGCGATGGTGACCTACGCCAAGGCCCAGATCCGCTATCGCCATCTTAAGCAGGAGCGGGAGCAGGAAGCGCGGGCACTCTCGGTCGCACGCCGCCTCTATGCCAGCGGAAACGAGAATTTCCTGACCGTACTGGATGCGCAAAGGACGCTCTATCTCGTCGAGGATCAACTCGCCAAGAGCGATCGCGACTGTGCGACGGACCTGGTCGCCCTATTCAAGGCCCTTGGCGGCGGGTGGCAGGGTACGGACCGTGGCTGA
- a CDS encoding HlyD family secretion protein, with amino-acid sequence MNAQVAAPATQAPSPQPATRPKMLVLAAVIGVLVLAGAIYVFVPSYFEEETDDAYVEAHIQSVIPKVPAYAAHLYIDDNSRVHAGDLLLQLDPRDYETQVAVSQADVAAAEGRLKEARDEGEVATTAVHQRQADLEVAQAHESLADITLKRLRSVTDVRAVSTQRVDDATAQRQATQAEVLADQVAIQAAQAQLVLARSHIVTAQATVLQAKTHLAQAQLNLSYTRIYADRDATVANKLVEPGNFVQPGQLLFVLVPDAPYVVANYRETQVTRMRPGQKVLVRVDAFPKRYLHGHVDSLQPGTGSRFALLPPQNATGNFIKVVQRVPVKIVFDEQPEILRRISPGMSVETEVFFGQHPHWLGLFE; translated from the coding sequence ATGAACGCCCAGGTTGCCGCTCCCGCGACGCAAGCTCCCAGCCCCCAGCCCGCCACACGCCCGAAAATGCTCGTCCTCGCGGCTGTGATCGGTGTTCTGGTGCTTGCCGGCGCGATCTACGTCTTCGTGCCAAGCTATTTCGAGGAAGAAACGGACGACGCCTATGTCGAGGCGCATATCCAGTCGGTCATTCCCAAGGTGCCCGCCTATGCGGCGCATCTCTATATCGATGACAACAGCCGGGTACATGCGGGCGACCTGTTGCTGCAACTCGATCCCCGCGATTATGAGACGCAGGTCGCCGTATCGCAGGCCGATGTCGCGGCCGCCGAGGGACGTCTGAAAGAAGCGCGTGACGAGGGCGAGGTGGCCACGACCGCCGTCCACCAGCGCCAGGCCGACCTGGAAGTCGCGCAGGCCCACGAATCCCTCGCCGACATCACGCTGAAGCGCCTGCGCAGCGTGACCGACGTGCGCGCCGTCTCTACCCAGCGCGTCGATGACGCCACCGCGCAACGACAGGCGACGCAGGCCGAGGTGCTGGCGGATCAGGTCGCGATCCAGGCCGCGCAGGCGCAGCTTGTGCTGGCGCGGAGCCACATCGTGACGGCGCAGGCGACTGTGCTGCAGGCGAAGACCCACCTCGCACAGGCGCAGTTGAACCTGTCCTATACGAGGATTTATGCCGACCGCGATGCAACTGTGGCCAACAAGCTCGTCGAGCCCGGCAATTTCGTGCAACCTGGGCAGCTTCTGTTCGTCCTGGTCCCGGACGCGCCCTATGTGGTGGCAAATTATCGCGAAACCCAGGTCACACGCATGCGTCCTGGCCAGAAAGTCCTGGTGCGGGTCGATGCGTTTCCCAAACGGTATCTCCACGGCCATGTCGATAGCCTACAGCCGGGTACCGGCTCACGCTTCGCACTGTTGCCGCCGCAGAATGCCACTGGCAATTTCATCAAGGTAGTACAGCGCGTTCCGGTGAAGATCGTCTTCGATGAACAACCCGAAATCCTGCGCCGGATTTCTCCCGGCATGTCGGTGGAGACCGAAGTGTTTTTCGGGCAGCACCCACATTGGCTCGGCCTGTTCGAATAA